From the Deinococcus aetherius genome, the window CTTGCCCCGTCTCCAGGGGGTCAACCGGGCGACCGAATTGCTGGGTTGGCTGGGTCAGGCCCGGCCGGAGGGGGAGGGCACCCTGGAGGACGCGCTGGGCCGCACCGCCGCCCGCACACCGAAAGGCGCCCTCGTGATCCTGGTGGGCGACTTCCTCTCCGAGGACGCCGTGCGCGCCCTGGGCACCCTCCACGCGCGCGGGCAGGAGGTTCTAGCCGTGCAGGTCCTCGCCCCCGAGGAACTCGAACCCGAGCGGCTGCGCGCCTCTCCCGGACGGGCCGACCCGCTGCGGCTGGACGACGCCGAGAGCGGGGGCAGCGCGGTCGTCACCCTCGACGACGCGACCTTGACGCGCTACCGCCGGGCGCTCGACGCCTGGACCGCCGAGTTGCGCGGCAGCCTCGCCCGACACGGGGGCCGCCTGGTCCAGGTGCGCGCCGACCAGCCCCTCGGGGAGGTGGTGCTGCGTGAGTTCCTGGCGCGCGGCATCGTCCGATGAATCTTGCCCAGCCTGGGTGGCTGCTCCTCGCCCTCCTCGCCCTCCTGCTCGCCTTCCTGCACCGCCAGCGGCGGGCGCACCGGGCGGCGGAGGTCGGCAGCCTGCACCTGTGGCGGCGGCTGGGGGCCGAGCACGCCCCCGAACGGGCCCGGCGCCTCCCGCGAATGAGCGCGGCGCTCCTGCTGCAACTCCTCGTGCTGGGGCTCGTCGCGCTGGCGCTGGCGCGTCCCAGCCTGGAACGGGACCCGGCGGGGCGGGGGGACACCCTGGTCC encodes:
- a CDS encoding DUF58 domain-containing protein, whose protein sequence is MELPPALQQELARRRLTAPHARAQGGVGERPSRAKGAGIEFADHRPYQAGDDIRALDAVVTARLGTPVVREFVVSQQLPVLVVLDASASMRVGQPPKFDLAAGVAGALGFVGLAGGDAVQAVTFGAGVRVLPRLQGVNRATELLGWLGQARPEGEGTLEDALGRTAARTPKGALVILVGDFLSEDAVRALGTLHARGQEVLAVQVLAPEELEPERLRASPGRADPLRLDDAESGGSAVVTLDDATLTRYRRALDAWTAELRGSLARHGGRLVQVRADQPLGEVVLREFLARGIVR